One Paraburkholderia agricolaris genomic region harbors:
- a CDS encoding ANTAR domain-containing response regulator gives MRTNDEGVRGGTDAISSSTRAGSQVLRDLRSLHVCVFHPHDRDGELLMQQLQRIGCQVHCFWPPLDTPVPGSDLVFIGLYPDTITYDFAWCDADDAPSVVAVVNYENPTIIDAVLRVGAKAIVAAPVRSFGVLSALVLARQISGDLKKLNKRIARLEERVYGARKIAEAQEILMRQHGISKPEAYKAIRDQAMGKRVSVEEIASAIVAADEILSIGR, from the coding sequence ATGCGCACCAACGATGAAGGTGTCCGCGGCGGTACCGACGCGATATCCTCGTCGACTCGTGCCGGCTCGCAGGTTCTGAGGGATCTGCGTTCGCTGCATGTGTGCGTATTTCATCCGCACGATCGCGACGGCGAATTGCTGATGCAACAGTTGCAGCGAATCGGTTGCCAGGTACATTGTTTCTGGCCGCCGCTCGATACACCCGTGCCGGGCAGCGATCTGGTGTTCATTGGCTTGTATCCCGATACCATCACCTACGATTTCGCGTGGTGCGATGCCGACGATGCTCCCTCGGTGGTCGCCGTGGTCAATTACGAGAATCCGACCATTATCGACGCCGTGCTGCGAGTCGGCGCGAAGGCGATCGTCGCGGCACCTGTACGTTCATTCGGTGTATTGAGTGCGCTTGTGCTGGCCCGCCAGATATCGGGCGATCTGAAGAAGCTCAACAAACGTATCGCGCGGCTTGAAGAGCGGGTTTATGGCGCTCGCAAGATCGCTGAAGCGCAGGAAATCCTGATGCGGCAGCATGGCATCAGCAAGCCGGAGGCGTACAAAGCCATTCGCGATCAGGCGATGGGCAAACGCGTGTCGGTCGAAGAGATCGCGTCTGCGATCGTCGCGGCTGACGAGATACTCTCAATTGGGCGTTAG
- a CDS encoding MFS transporter, which translates to MDTRVYLLAATVFLAGIDENICIGILPSIATDLHVSLASAGQLTTIFSCTFALTAFCVSAWLSHRERKRLLLYALGAFAFSNLLAALSPDYVVLFAARILMAASCATVILLATTLATELTPAARHGRAIGIIFMGISGSLVLGVPVGMVINNWAGWRAVFGCIAILALPLAGYLACRLPRSASRKSISVRTCWTQLTHPRMLTGQLVSVAMIGGHFTLFAYLTPYVQALYSPGAATLTLLYVAFGVAGVIGAWLGGWFSDRAGAARALTCCPAVFLLTMAILPATSRTPLLFLPAMMLWGCLSWSISPIVQNYLIRSAPAQADVSIGINVSAMHLGVALGAGLGGLLVDNGALLSTPWAGCAVVAIALCLAWTSTRTRSASFGEPPHHVKAGE; encoded by the coding sequence ATGGACACGCGCGTGTACCTGCTGGCAGCCACAGTCTTTCTGGCCGGCATCGACGAAAACATCTGCATCGGCATTCTGCCGTCAATCGCAACGGACCTTCATGTCTCGCTTGCGTCTGCTGGGCAACTGACCACCATCTTTTCCTGCACCTTCGCACTGACCGCGTTCTGCGTGTCGGCGTGGCTATCGCATCGGGAACGCAAACGCCTGCTGCTGTACGCCTTGGGCGCTTTCGCGTTCAGCAATCTGCTGGCAGCCCTCTCTCCCGATTACGTCGTTCTGTTCGCGGCACGAATCTTGATGGCCGCCAGTTGCGCAACGGTGATCCTGCTGGCCACAACGCTTGCCACCGAACTCACACCCGCCGCCCGTCACGGACGGGCTATCGGGATTATTTTCATGGGCATCAGCGGCTCGCTGGTGCTCGGTGTTCCAGTAGGCATGGTCATCAACAACTGGGCCGGCTGGCGTGCGGTATTCGGCTGCATCGCTATTCTGGCATTGCCGCTCGCCGGCTATCTCGCGTGCCGGCTGCCGCGGTCCGCGTCGCGCAAATCAATCTCCGTTCGAACCTGTTGGACCCAGCTCACGCATCCGCGAATGCTTACCGGGCAACTGGTCTCTGTTGCGATGATCGGCGGGCACTTTACGCTGTTCGCCTATCTGACACCGTATGTGCAGGCCCTGTATTCGCCTGGCGCGGCCACGTTGACTCTGCTGTATGTCGCCTTCGGCGTGGCGGGCGTCATAGGCGCGTGGCTGGGGGGCTGGTTTTCCGATCGGGCAGGCGCGGCGCGTGCGCTGACCTGTTGCCCTGCGGTCTTTTTGTTGACCATGGCCATACTCCCTGCGACTAGCCGCACGCCCCTGCTCTTCCTGCCCGCCATGATGCTGTGGGGATGCCTGAGCTGGTCCATTTCGCCGATCGTCCAGAACTACCTGATACGCAGCGCGCCGGCTCAGGCCGACGTCAGCATCGGCATCAACGTTTCCGCAATGCATCTTGGCGTGGCCTTGGGCGCGGGCCTCGGGGGGCTTCTGGTGGACAATGGTGCGTTGCTCAGCACACCGTGGGCAGGCTGCGCTGTGGTTGCGATCGCTCTATGCCTCGCCTGGACCTCGACGAGGACGCGCTCGGCAAGCTTTGGTGAACCGCCGCACCATGTGAAGGCAGGCGAATAG
- a CDS encoding TetR/AcrR family transcriptional regulator codes for MSKANHDTRAKLVAEGLKSMIVNGYDGIGLNAILDAAAVPKGSFYYFFKSKEEFAAAVLEAYERHYVELRDVILNDVSVSPLQRLRNYFDEVERIHLAETPLGGCLYGVLGQTARARTPQFRAKLAAVFSSWEKQLQGLLKQAQLAGEIDPSINPKDAAAFLIDAYEGMLIRTKVDGNKKAFNRFKTFAIDSLSR; via the coding sequence ATGAGCAAAGCGAATCACGACACACGGGCGAAACTTGTCGCCGAGGGGCTTAAGTCCATGATTGTCAATGGGTATGACGGGATTGGCCTGAACGCCATTCTCGATGCCGCGGCCGTTCCCAAGGGCTCGTTCTACTACTTCTTCAAGAGCAAGGAGGAATTTGCCGCTGCAGTACTGGAGGCATATGAGCGGCACTACGTCGAACTGCGGGACGTCATCCTCAACGATGTGTCGGTGAGTCCGCTACAACGGCTAAGAAATTATTTCGATGAGGTCGAGCGCATTCATCTCGCGGAAACGCCACTGGGTGGATGTCTGTATGGCGTACTTGGACAGACAGCACGCGCGCGCACGCCGCAGTTCCGCGCAAAGCTTGCCGCCGTGTTTTCAAGCTGGGAAAAGCAGCTTCAAGGTTTGCTCAAACAGGCGCAGCTCGCGGGTGAGATTGATCCATCTATAAACCCAAAAGACGCCGCAGCCTTTCTGATCGACGCGTACGAGGGAATGCTGATTCGCACCAAGGTCGACGGCAACAAAAAGGCGTTCAACAGATTCAAGACCTTTGCTATCGACTCGCTTTCCCGTTGA
- a CDS encoding transporter substrate-binding domain-containing protein: MAHTDPVKVGVLYSETGVTSSIESSQLFGTLFAIDQINHAGGINGREIVPVRYDPRSEPRVYSQLAERLITSDNVKVIFGCYMSSTRKAVIPVVERWNRLLFYSTLYEGFEFSEHLIYTGAAPNQNSVQLAEFMTSSFGPRVYLVGSDYIYPYESNRIMADLVSQHPGGEKVGERYVPLNASEEDFADVLADIRIVKPDFIFSTVVGNATQNFYRAYARAGFDPDRLPIGSLTTTEVEIAQMGGEIAAGHYTSAPYFQSIDSDLNRACLARFREGFGEQIAPNACWEAAYFQVHLFANAMRASGSDDIDALMPALLGASIDAPQGQVRIEPSNHHASLYPRIGQANANGQFTILRETRNAVYPDPYLVAHSLGDWTLRMTPVEN; this comes from the coding sequence GTGGCACACACTGACCCTGTCAAAGTGGGCGTGCTGTACTCAGAGACCGGCGTGACGTCGTCGATCGAATCGTCGCAGTTGTTCGGCACGCTATTCGCTATCGATCAGATCAACCACGCCGGCGGCATCAATGGACGCGAGATCGTGCCAGTGCGCTACGATCCTCGCTCCGAGCCACGCGTCTATAGCCAGCTAGCCGAGCGCCTGATTACCAGCGACAACGTCAAGGTAATCTTTGGGTGCTATATGTCCAGCACCCGCAAGGCGGTCATTCCGGTCGTCGAGCGCTGGAACCGCCTGTTGTTCTATTCGACTCTGTACGAGGGGTTCGAATTTTCCGAGCACCTGATCTACACGGGCGCGGCGCCGAACCAGAATAGCGTGCAACTCGCCGAGTTCATGACGTCGTCGTTCGGACCGCGCGTCTATCTGGTCGGCTCCGACTATATCTATCCCTACGAGTCGAACCGCATCATGGCAGACCTCGTGAGCCAGCATCCTGGTGGTGAGAAGGTCGGTGAGCGCTATGTGCCGCTTAACGCATCCGAGGAGGATTTTGCTGACGTGCTAGCCGATATCCGCATTGTGAAGCCCGACTTCATTTTCTCTACCGTGGTCGGCAATGCGACGCAAAACTTTTATCGCGCGTATGCGCGGGCGGGCTTTGATCCGGACAGGTTGCCTATCGGCAGCCTCACTACCACCGAAGTCGAGATCGCGCAGATGGGCGGAGAAATCGCGGCCGGACACTACACCTCGGCGCCATATTTCCAATCGATCGACAGCGACCTCAATCGTGCCTGCCTCGCACGCTTTCGCGAGGGATTCGGTGAGCAGATCGCACCGAATGCGTGTTGGGAAGCCGCCTACTTCCAGGTCCACCTGTTTGCCAACGCCATGCGTGCGAGCGGCAGCGACGATATCGATGCGCTGATGCCCGCTTTGCTAGGGGCGAGTATCGACGCGCCGCAAGGACAGGTCCGCATCGAACCGTCGAACCATCACGCGTCTCTGTATCCGCGTATCGGCCAGGCCAATGCAAACGGACAATTCACGATCCTGCGCGAAACGCGCAACGCTGTGTATCCGGACCCGTATCTCGTCGCGCATTCGCTAGGCGACTGGACGCTCCGTATGACCCCGGTGGAGAATTGA